Proteins co-encoded in one Leptolyngbya boryana PCC 6306 genomic window:
- a CDS encoding copper resistance CopC family protein produces MKTLLILIGTASLLVLGACSGGNQAAKTESAAQPTEAASTTQAESTTKEAHKEGDGHDHKGADGKGGQVVEMGEYHLEFATHKAENGTSLDLLLQKGEAHQPVTDAKVTAQVQMPDGTQKPLEMKYDAAEKAYKAVLPGTAAGEYQVAILADVAGKKMNGRFSFKQ; encoded by the coding sequence ATGAAAACTCTGTTAATTCTAATTGGCACTGCAAGTTTGTTAGTTCTTGGTGCTTGTAGTGGTGGCAATCAAGCCGCAAAGACCGAAAGTGCAGCGCAGCCAACTGAAGCCGCTTCTACAACTCAAGCTGAATCGACGACTAAAGAAGCACACAAAGAAGGAGATGGGCATGATCACAAAGGCGCAGACGGCAAAGGCGGTCAAGTCGTTGAAATGGGTGAGTATCACCTAGAGTTTGCTACACACAAAGCGGAGAATGGAACCAGTCTTGATCTACTGCTTCAGAAAGGAGAGGCGCATCAGCCTGTGACGGATGCAAAAGTGACGGCTCAAGTACAAATGCCTGATGGGACTCAGAAGCCGCTGGAGATGAAATATGATGCGGCAGAGAAGGCGTACAAGGCAGTGCTTCCGGGTACAGCAGCAGGAGAGTATCAAGTTGCAATTTTGGCAGATGTCGCGGGCAAGAAAATGAACGGACGATTTAGCTTTAAGCAATAG
- the rppA gene encoding two-component system response regulator RppA, which produces MACQTENYVAIADFSMITAYNNPLVQSQSVESEFAGMKILLVEDEFDVGSAIQRTLKQEQFIVDWVQNGDEAWYCLKQAQYTMAILDWMLPGLTGLELCKRLRSQQNAMPILMLTARDRWEDKVHGLDAGADDYLIKPFRMEELLARLRALQRRAPQFQSQQLQVGYLTLEYGDRTLSCQFPDTPTRSTRLSKKEFQLLEYFMKHPRQAMSRNQILNYLYELDAERISNVVAAQVRLLRRRLAEIDCGDLIETIPGGSYRLNPRYAE; this is translated from the coding sequence GTGGCTTGTCAAACTGAGAATTATGTAGCGATCGCGGACTTTAGTATGATCACCGCCTATAATAATCCACTGGTACAGTCTCAAAGCGTTGAGTCAGAATTTGCAGGTATGAAAATCTTGCTGGTTGAGGATGAATTCGATGTCGGCTCGGCGATCCAGCGCACCCTGAAGCAGGAACAGTTTATTGTGGATTGGGTGCAGAATGGTGACGAAGCGTGGTATTGCCTCAAGCAAGCTCAATACACAATGGCAATTCTCGACTGGATGCTACCCGGATTGACTGGATTAGAATTGTGCAAACGGCTACGATCGCAACAGAACGCTATGCCAATTTTGATGCTGACGGCTCGCGATCGCTGGGAAGATAAAGTGCATGGACTCGATGCTGGAGCCGATGATTATCTGATCAAACCGTTTCGGATGGAAGAACTATTAGCAAGATTGCGAGCTTTGCAGCGTCGAGCGCCTCAGTTCCAATCTCAGCAGCTTCAAGTCGGCTATCTCACTCTCGAATATGGCGATCGTACTTTAAGCTGTCAATTCCCAGACACACCAACCCGTAGCACTCGACTTTCTAAAAAAGAATTTCAGCTTCTAGAGTATTTCATGAAGCATCCGAGGCAAGCGATGAGCCGCAATCAAATCTTGAACTACCTCTATGAACTCGACGCAGAACGGATTAGCAATGTAGTTGCAGCGCAAGTTCGTTTATTGCGTCGGCGTTTAGCAGAAATCGATTGTGGCGATTTGATCGAGACGATTCCGGGTGGAAGTTATCGGCTGAATCCTCGCTATGCGGAATAA
- a CDS encoding M23 family metallopeptidase: MNQVTLLWLSVRSNYSAALGCGVLLLSSVLLLNPDRAIAQSAIDSLGETTPKPAIVDSVPQPSPSSVESLTSSESYLDRTDYSLGATQREVAPAAPVPTVARRSPVENPASSTNRAPMLEEPSSSAANHSNSAPEQPLATAQPNNQNQLALNHYNQVILPKLQSSNLTSALLFPLSIPAPITSLFGWRMHPIMNTLRFHSGTDIGAEMGTPVVAAMTGQVTIANFVSGYGFSVALQHQNATQETFYAHLSEVLVKPGQMVKQGEVIGRVGQTGTATGPNLHFEMRQMTTAGWENVDPGVQLEIAMAQLAKTLQTAQTPTRPQTAQTPARPQMTATGWQNLDPGVQLEIAMAQLVKTMQVAQTPTRPQS; this comes from the coding sequence ATGAATCAAGTTACATTACTTTGGCTGAGTGTTCGATCGAACTATTCCGCCGCTTTAGGATGTGGAGTCCTGCTCCTCAGTAGTGTCTTACTGCTCAACCCAGATCGAGCGATTGCACAGTCAGCAATCGATTCTCTTGGAGAAACTACCCCGAAACCCGCGATCGTGGATTCCGTCCCGCAACCATCACCCAGTTCAGTCGAATCCTTAACTTCTTCTGAATCATATCTTGATCGTACCGATTACAGTTTAGGGGCAACTCAGCGTGAAGTCGCTCCTGCTGCTCCAGTGCCAACAGTTGCCCGTCGTTCTCCCGTTGAAAATCCAGCAAGTTCAACTAACCGCGCTCCAATGCTGGAAGAACCTTCAAGTTCCGCTGCCAATCACTCTAATTCTGCGCCGGAGCAACCGTTGGCAACTGCTCAGCCGAACAATCAAAACCAGCTTGCACTCAATCACTACAATCAGGTCATTCTGCCTAAACTTCAATCGAGTAATCTGACTTCGGCTTTGCTCTTCCCACTTTCAATTCCAGCCCCGATTACGTCTTTGTTTGGTTGGCGGATGCACCCGATTATGAACACACTCCGCTTTCACTCTGGGACGGATATTGGTGCAGAAATGGGAACCCCTGTAGTAGCAGCAATGACCGGACAAGTGACGATCGCTAACTTTGTCAGTGGATACGGTTTCTCAGTAGCACTACAGCATCAAAATGCAACTCAAGAAACTTTCTACGCTCACTTGTCTGAGGTTCTGGTGAAACCAGGACAGATGGTGAAGCAGGGAGAAGTCATCGGTCGAGTCGGACAGACTGGAACTGCAACCGGACCCAATTTGCACTTTGAAATGCGGCAAATGACCACAGCAGGATGGGAAAATGTTGATCCAGGAGTTCAACTAGAAATCGCGATGGCACAGTTAGCCAAAACGCTACAAACGGCTCAAACTCCTACTAGACCGCAAACAGCTCAAACTCCCGCTAGACCGCAAATGACTGCAACAGGTTGGCAAAACCTTGATCCAGGAGTTCAACTAGAAATCGCGATGGCACAATTAGTCAAAACGATGCAAGTGGCTCAAACTCCCACTAGACCGCAGAGCTAA